The Stigmatella aurantiaca genome segment GCCTGCACCAGTTCGATGAGCACGCCCTCGCCGCCCCGGGGGAACTGCTCGTTGCCCTTGGGGTGGATGAAGCACACGTCGAAGCCCGCGGCGCCCTTGCGGATGCCTCCTGGCGTGAAGCGCACGCCCTGGCCCTCCAGCCAGGCCACCGCCGCGCGCAGGTCATCCACCCACAGCCCCAGGTGGTTGAGCGCCGGGTCCTGGACGCGGGGCTTGCCCTCGGGGTTGATGGGCTGCATCAGGTCCACCTCGACCTTGAAGGGGCCCGCGCCCGCCGTGACGATGTCCTCGTCCACGTTCTCGCGCTCGCTGCGGTAGTTGCCGTGGGGCTCGAGTCCCAGCAGGTCTACCCAGAGCCCGCGCAGGGCCCCCTTGTCGAGTCCACCGATGGCGATCTGCTGAATGCCCAGGATGCGGAATGGCCGTGTGTGCATGTCCCGCGCACGCTCTCAAAGAGCCACCGCGCCGGCAAGCCAGCGCCTCGGGACGGCCTCCTGGGCCCCCGGGCTGTAGGAAGCTGAACGTCCCGGAGGCGTTCAGTGCTGGCCAGGTGGCCGTCAAAGCTGCTGCTCCCCCTGGCGTGCCGCATTAGCCTCGGGGACGACCCACTCTCAGGAGCACCCCGTGCCTGCCACTCCCGATGCGGCCCTTCTCGTGACCTGCCCGCCGGACGTCTTCCGCCGTGCCAGCGAAGAGGCCCTGGCTCAAGCCCGCTCCGGCATCGAGCGCTTCAAGTCCCTGCCCGCGCCGCGCAACACGCGCGAGGCCCTCGAAATCTACGACGAGGCCACCGCCGCCCTCTCGGACGCCAGCGCCCGCGCCAGCGTCGTGCGCCACAGCCACCCGGACTCGGCCATGCGCCAGTCCGCCGAGGCCTCCGAGCAGGAGCTGGAGAACCTCGCCACCGAAATCTCTCTCGACCGGGGCGTGTATGACGTCATCGCCTCGCTCGATGTCTCCCAGGAGGACGCGCCCACGAAGAAGTGGGTGGAGAAGCTCCTGCGGGACTTCCGGCGCTCGGGCGTGGACCGGGACCAGGCCACCCGGGACCGGGTGAAGGCGCTCCAGGAGGAGCTGGTCCGCATCGGCCAGGAGTTCGACCGCAACATCCGGGGTGATGTGCGCACCGTGGAGCTGCCGCCCTCCGCCCTGGAGGGGCTGCCCGCGGACTATGTGCGCTCCCACCCCCCGGGCGCGGACGGCAAGGTGCGCATCACCACCGACTACCCGGACCTCGTGCCCTTCATGACGTACGCGAAGGACGGCACGGCGCGCGAGAAGCTCTGGCGCGCCAACCGCTCCCGCGCCTACCCGCGCAACGTCCCGGTTCTCCAGAGCCTGCTGGAGCGGCGCCACGAGCTGGCCTCGCTGCTCGGCTATTCGAGCTGGGCGGCCTACGCCACCGAGGACAAGATGATCCGCAGCGAGCGGAACGCCGGGGACTTCATCGAGAAGATCGCCGCCGCCTCCGGTGAGCGCTGCCGCCGCGACTACCAGACGTTGCTGGAGCGCAAGCGCAAGGACGACCCGGGCGCCCGCCAGGTGGACCCGTGGGACCAGGGCTACCTGGATGACCGGGTGAAGGCGGAGCAGTACAGCTTCGACTCGCAGGCCATCCGGCCCTACTTCGAGTACACGCGCGTGAAGGAGGGCGTGCTGGGGCTCACCGCGCGCCTGTTCGGCGTGAACTACCGGCGGCTCCCGGATGCGCCCGTGTGGCACCCGGACGTGGAGGCGTACGACATCTTCCAGGGCGACACCCAGGTGGGGCGCTTCTACCTGGACATGCACCCCCGGGCCGACAAGTACAAGCACGCCGCCCAGTTCACCCTGGCCACCGGCAAGAGGGACCGCCGCCTGCCCGAGGCGGTGCTCATGTGCAACTTCCCCAAGCCCGGCGCCGAGCCCGCGCTGATGCTCCACCGGGACGTGGAGACGTTCTTCCACGAGTTCGGCCACCTGCTGCACCACCTCTTCGGCGGACACACCCCCTGGGCGGGCCTGTCCGGGGTGCGCACCGAGTGGGATTTCGTGGAGGCGCCCTCGCAGATGCTGGAGGAGTGGGCCCGGGACGTGGCCGCGCTGCAGACCTTCGCCAAGCACCACGAGACGGGCGAGCCGCTGCCCGCGGAGACCATCGAGCGCATGAAGCGCGCGGATGACTTCGGCAAGGGCCTGCACGTGCGCCAGCAGATGTTCTACGCGGCGCTCAGCCTGGAGCTCTACCGCCGCGAGCCCAAGGGGCTGGACACCACCGCGCTCGTGCGCGAGCTGCAGGGCAAGTACACGCCGTTCCCCTACGTGGAGGGCACCTACTTCCACCTCTCCTTCGGGCACCTGGATGGGTACTCGGCCATCTACTACACGTACATGTGGTCCCTGGTCATCGCGAAGGACCTCTTCACCGTGTTCCAGGACCAGGGGATGCTCAACCCCGCGCCCGCGCAGGCCTACCGGCGCGCGGTGCTGGAGCCCGGAGGCTCCAAGGACGCCGCGCTCCTGGTGAAGGACTTCCTCGGCCGCGACTACGACTTCCGCGCCTACGAGACGTGGCTCAACGCGGGGTGAGCCCCGTCCCGGGGGGAGGCTGCGCGGGCCCTCGCAGGGGAGGGCCCGCGGCCGCTCAGGACTCCACGGGGGTCTGCTTCACCCGCCAGATCTCCTCCGCGTACTGCCGGATGGTGCGATCCGAGGAGAAGATGCCGGCCCGGGCCACGTTGAGGATGCACTTGCGCGTCCAGGTGTCCGGGTCGAGGTAGGCCCGCGCCACGTCCTCCTGCTTCGCGCGGTAGGACTCGAAGTCCGCCAGGACGAGGTAGCGGTCCTCCTCCAGCAGGCTGTCCACCAGCGGCTTGAAGAGGTGCTTGTCCTCCGGCGAGAAGAAGCCCGAGGAGATGAGATCGATCGCCTCCCGGAGCTCCTGGTGCTGGTGGTACACCTCGCGCGGCCGGTACCCGGTGCGCTTGCGCTCGATGACCTCGTCCGCGGTGAGCCCGAAGAGGAAGAAGTTCTCGTCGCCCACCTCGTCGCGGATCTCCACGTTGGCGCCATCCAGCGTGCCCAGCGTCAGCGCGCCGTTGAGCATCAGCTTCATGTTGCCCGTGCCGGACGCCTCCATGCCCGCGGTGGAGATCTGCTCGGACACGTCCGCCGCCGGGATGATGCGCTCGGCGAGGCTCACCCGGTAGTTGGGCAGGAACAGCACCTGCAGCCCCGTGGTGCCCGCGTCGCTGTTGACCACCTCGGCGATGCCGTTGATGAGCCGGATGATGAGCTTGGCGGACTGGTAGCCCGGCGCCGCCTTCGCCCCGAAGAGGAAGGTCCGCGGGTGGATGATGGTGGAGGGGTCTCTCCGGGCCCGCATCCACAGCACCACGGTGTGCAGCGCGTTGAGCAGCTGGCGCTTGTACTCGTGCAGACGTTTGATCTGCACGTCGAAGATGGCCTCCGGGTTGAGGTCCACCTTGCACAGCTCGCTCACGTACGTGGCCAGGTCCTGCTTGTTCTGCTGCTTCACCTCGCGGAACGCCTTGCGGAAGGCCGCGTCCTGGGCGTGCTCCTCCAGCTTGCGCAGCTTGTCGAGGTCCGTCTCCCAGCCGTGGCCGATCCGCGAGGTGATGAGCTTGGACAGGCGCGGGTTGCACCACGTCAGCCAGCGCCGGGGGGTGACGCCGTTCGTCTTGTTGTTGAAGCGCTCCGGGTACATCGCCGCGAAGTCCGTGAGCACGTCGCGCCGCAGCAGGTCCGTGTGCAGCGCCGCCACGCCGTTGACGCTGTGGCTGCCCACCACCGCCAGGTGCGCCATGCGGATCATCTTCTCGTGGCCCTCTTCCACCAGGCTCATCCGCTGCATCCGCTCCTGGTCGAACGGGTAGCGGATCTGCACCTGGCGCAGGAAGCGCTGGTTGATTTCGTAGATGATCTCCAGGTGCCGGGGCAGCAGGCGCTCGAAGAGCGTCACCGGCCACTTCTCCATGGCCTCCGCCAGGAGCGTGTGGTTGGTGTAGCCGAAGGTCTGCTGGGTGATGTGGAACGCCTCCTCCCAGCCCAGGCGCTTGTCATCCACCAGCACGCGCATCAGCTCGGCCACCGCGATGGCCGGGTGCGTGTCGTTGAGCTGGATGGCCGCCTTGGCGGGGAACTGCCGGAAGTCCGTGTGCGTCTTCAGGTAGCGCCGGACGATGTCCGCGATGGAGCACGCGACGAAGAAGTACTCCTGCTTGAGCCGCAGCTCCTTGCCCGCCTGGAACGCGTCGTTGGGGTAGAGGACCTTGGAGATGACTTCCGAGTCGTTCTTCTCCACCACCGAGCGCTCGTAGTCGCCCGCGTTGAACAGCAGCAGGTCGAACTCCTCGCTGGCGCGCGCCTGCCACAGCCGCAGGGTGTTGACGGTGTTGTTGCCAAAGCCGGCGATCGGGGTGTCGAAGGGCACGCCGATGACCGTCTTGCCGCCCACCCAGCGCGCCACGGACTGGCCATCCGCGCCGCGGTGGTGCTCCACGCGCCCGAAGAAGCGCACGGGCACGGCCTTCTCCGGCCGGACGATCTCCCAGGGGTTGCCGAACTTCAGCCACTCGTCGGCGCGCTCCACCTGGTGGCCGTTGACGAAGTCCTGCGAGAAGATGCCGAACTCGTAGCGGATGCCGTAGCCCATGCCCGGGTAGGCGAGGGTGGCCAGCGAGTCCAGGAAGCACGCGGCCAGCCGTCCCAGGCCGCCGTTGCCCAGGCCCGCGTCCGGCTCCATCTCGATGAGGGTGGTGAGGTCCACCCCCACCTCGCGCATGGCCTGCTCGGCGGCCTCGTACATGCCGGTGTTGATGAGGTTGTTGCCCAGCGCCCGCCCCAGCAGGTACTCCGCGGACAGGTAATAGGCGCGCTTCACGTCCTGCTCGTAGTAGGTGCGCGCCGTCTTCACCCAGCGGTGGGCCAGCCGGTCCCGCACGGCGAGGGACAGCGCCATGAAGCGGTCATGCGCGGTGGCGGTCTCGGGGTTCTTCCCGCGCGAGAAGCGCACGTGCTCCAGAAAGCCACGGCGTACGTTCTCGGGCTCCCGTCCGGTGCGAGCGGCATCCTCGTCGGGGGTCTGCGGGGAGCTGGGGGGGGTGGACCTCAGCGGTTCAGCCATCGGAAAAGCGTCCTCTCGGTGGAGCCACCCTGGGGGTCATGGAAGCCCAGGTGGCCGGTAAAGCCGGTTTACCCGACTGGTGTCTGCGGCTCCACCCTTCCGTGAACCTCTGCTAGAAAGCACGTCAGGACACCGGGGGGCCCACCTGAGTTGACTGACCGAGGCCCGGATTGCATGCCCAGCGACAGCCATGAGCTCCAGCAGCGCCTGGCCTTGGTGCAGCCAACACACATGGTGAGGGGGCTGGCCTTCAACGCCGTGCTGGCGGTGGTGGCTGCCCGCCAGGGCGACGAGGCCGCCGCGGCGCTCGTCCAGCGCGTGGGCTTGCCGCGCTGCGTTGATTTCTTTTCCTACCCGGCGGGCGACTTCCTGGGGCTGCTGTTCGCCACCGCGGACCTGCTGGAGCCGGAGCTGGGCTCGGCCGAGGCGGTCTGGCAGGCGTGCGGCGCGGCGTGCCTGGAGCACTTCTTCTACATGTCCACCGTGGGCCGGGCGCTGGCGAAGCTCATCGGCCGGAATGATCCCCGGCGCGCTTTCTCCTACACGCCCATCGCGTACTCCACCCTGGTGAACTACGGCTCCCACGACTGCCGGGACATGGGCGCGCACCGGCTGCGGCTCGTGTTCAAGGGCGACATGCAGCCAGCCGCGTTCCACGAGGGCACGCTGCGCGCCGCGCTCCAGGTGGTGGGCGTGGAGGGCACGGTGAAGTGCACCCCCCACGCGCTGGACCACACGGAGTTCCTGCTGGAGTGGGCCTGAGCGGGCCTCAGGGGGCCGCGCGCGGGCCCGGCCCGGCGGAGGCGGCCGAGGCGGCCACGGACACCGAGTCGAGCTGCGAGGCCAGCACCTGGACCTTGGACAGGTAGTCGGGCAGCAGGGCCTTGGCCAGAGGGTCGGCGCGGGGGAACTTCTGGTTGAGCGGGTTGACGAACTGCCCGCCGCGCTTGAGGGCGAAGTGCAGGTGGGGGCCGGTGCTGCGCCCGGTGTTGCCCGAGTAGGCAATCACCTGCTTCTGGCTCACCCGGGAGCCCGCGCGCACGCCGGCGCCGAACTTGGACAGGTGCAGGTAGCAGGTCTCGAAGCCGTTGGTGTGCCGCACGCAGACGGTGTTGCCGCCCGCGCCCGTGTGGGCCGCCGTCGTCACCGTGCCGTCGGCCACGGCCCACACCGGGGTGCCAATGGGCGCGCCGTAGTCCACGCCGTTGTGGTTCTTCAGGTACTTGAGCACCGGGTGCAAGCGCGAGCCGAAGCCGCTGGTGACGTGGGCGTACTTCAGCGGGCTCTTGAGGAATGTCTTGCGCGCGCTCGAGCCATCCTCCTGGAAGTAGGTGGCCTGGCCGTCCGGCAGCGCGTAGCGGAACACCCGCTTGGTGCCCACCAGCCCGCCATCATAGGCGGCCGCCAGCACCTCGCCGTAGCGCAGCACGCGGCCCTTGGAGACGAACTTCTCCACCAGCGCGCGCGCCCGGTCTCCCTTGCGCGTGTCCCGGTAGAAGTCGATGTCCCAGGCGAACACGTCCGCCAGCACCATGCCAATGCCCGGGTCCTCGCCGGCCGCCAGCGCCGCCTCGTAGAGCGAGGTGCTGATCTCCAGCGTCACCAGCGCCACCTGCTTCTCGACTTCGATGGTGCGCTTGCTGCCCACGTACTTCTCGCCATCGCGGCGCACCTGCCACTCATCCACGGTGCTCTGCCGGTAGTCGAAGAAGTCCAGCTCCCCGTTGCGCATCACCAGCCGGAACTGGTCGCCCACCCGGGACTTGCGGAAGTCGAACACGCCCTCCAGCGCGGAGATGACGGCCTCCACCTGCGCGTCCGGCAGCGCCGCGGTGTGCAGGGCCTGCGCGAGCGTCTGCCGCGGCTCGATGCGGCGGTTTCTCACTTCATAACGGGACGAGGCGGAGGCAAGCGGCGCGGCGAGGAGGGCCGCCAGGCAGAGCAGGGGGGCGAATCGCATGGGCTACAGGAGTGTAGAAGAGGCGCGCGCCCATGCCCAAATCCTGGCCGGGGAATTTCACGTGCCCGCCTGGCCGCCTGCTCCGGGCGGCCGGGCCGGGGCCTACTCCCGCTGGCGCTTGAGGCGCTGGTACTCCTGCCACGCCGTCTCGGCCCGGGCGAGGATGCGCGTGAGCTCCTCCTCCTCGGCGGAGAGGGGCTCGTCGGGCGCGGACTCGCCGCCCTCCGAGGTGCCCACGGAGCCGCCCTCGGCCGCCGCGTGTGCCAGGCGCATGGCGGCCGACTGCGTCGCCAGGCCCGGCCAGCTCGTCCGGCCGCGCTCGATGCTCACCTCGGCCCAGGGCTCGTCCGAGGCGTTCTCCAGCGGATCGAACACCAGCCGCGCGCGCAGGTCGCCCAGGAAGCGCACCATGAGCGAGCCCAGCACCTGCTGGAAGAAGACCCCCCTGGCGTCATGGAGGATGCAGATCTCGATGAGCTCCGCGCCCTCGCCGTCCAGGCGGAAGCGCAGGAAGCTCTCCTGCCCCTCGTGCTCCAACGTCACCGTGCCGTCCTCTTCGCGGTCCAGCCGCAAGGGAAGGGCGTTGCGCTGCTCGCCCGGCATGCGTTCCAGCACGAGCTTGGGAAGCTCCAGCCGGAAGGACAGCACCTCCACTGCCTCGATGCGTGTGCCCATCCTTTTCGTCGCTCCGGTCGCCGGGCCCCCCCTGGGGACGCTACAGGTCGACCTTCTTCTCCGAGTGGTTCTGACCGTCGTAGCGTAGCATGACACCCTTGCCGTCGTACCGGGTAACGATGTTGACGGGCCGGCGCCACAGGGCTTGCAGGTTGCGCAGCGTCTCCCGGGCGTAGTCCCCCTTCAGGTCCTGCCCGTCGTGCTTGTGCGCCATGAGCAGCTCGCTGCGGTTCTCGAAGTTGCCGTCCACCACCTCGATGATGGGCTGGCCGAAGTTCGTCAGCCCCTGCAGCAGCTTGGACTTCACCTTCCGGAACTCCCGGTCCAGGATTTCCCAAGAATTCCGCTTGTCGTTGAAGCCGTAGACGAACAGCTTCTGCTCCAGGGCGAACTCGGCGGTGAGGAAGGTGTCGATGAAGGTGATGTCGTTGTAGTGCTTGCGGACCTCGAAAATCTTCTCGCGCCCGGCGCCCAGCTTCTTGTCCCAGGTGCTGCGGGCCCGGAGGTCATCGCACTCGTCCCATTCCTTGCCGAAGCGGCCCTTGTTCCACCGGTCCTCGATGTCCCGCCACAGCTCGATGCCGAGCTTGTACGGGTTGAGGGAGCCGGGGCGGGTGCTCATGGTGCCCGAGTGCCGGTCCGCGTAGTCGATGATCTCGTCGTCCTTGAGGGCCCGGCGCGTCATGATGGTGGAGTGCCAGTAGCTGGCCCAGCCCTCGTTCATGATCTTCGTCTGGCCCTGGGGGGCGAAGTAGTAGGCCTCGTCGCGCAAGATGCCGAGGATGTCCGCCTCCCACTGCTCCAGGGGGGCGTGCTCCAGGAGGAAGAAGAGCACGTCGCGCTGGGGGCGCTCGGGGAACTTCTTGGCCTTCTGCTTCTCCTCCTCGACCTTCTTGCGCTGGGAGTCGAGGAACTCGGAGGGGTTGATGAAGCCGCGCATGTACTCGCGGTTGACCTTGAAGCCCTCCACGCGCTCGTTGCTCTTGGCCTCGTCCTCGGCCCGCTTGGGGTCCGGGTTGCGGCGGATGTGCGGGGCGTGCTGGTCGATGAGGTTCTCGAGGCTGAGCGCCTTGTCGATGAAGTCCTCGACCTTCTCCACGCCGATCTTGTCGATCCACCGCCGCACGCGCGTGGCGTGGTTGGCCATCTCGTCGATCATCCGCCGGTTGGTGTGGCGGAACGAGAAGTTGTTCTTGAAGAAGTCGCAGTGCCCGTACACGTGGGCCATCACCAGCTTCTGGTCCACGTCCGCGTTGCTCTCCAGGAGGTACGCGTAGCAGGGGTCGTTGTTGATGACGAGCTCGTAGATTTTCGACAGCCCGTACTCGTAGCCCTTGGAGAGCTGCTCGTACTCCATGCCCCAGCGCCAGTGCGGGTAGCGGTTGGGGAAGCCTCCGTAGGAGGCCACCATGTTCATCTCGTCGTAGGTGACCACCTCGAAGATGGTCTCGAAGAAGTCGAGGCCGAACTCGCGAGCGTGGCCCAGGATCTCCTCGTTCAGCGCGGCCAACCGGGGGGTGAGGCTCTTGGGCATGGGGGAAGTGCTCCGTGAGGCAGGGGAGGGGGCAAAGCCTCAGCGGCCCTTGCCGAGGAAGTCCTTGATGGAGTTGTAGATGGCGTCCTTGTCGGCGATCTCGCTCAGGGCCACGTTCTGCTGGGCGCCCACCGCCTCGCGCAGATCCTTGATGAACTGCCCGCTGCCGTAGGGGCTCTCCACCTGGCCGTAGGCGAACTGGTTCACCGAGGGCAGGATGTCGTTGCGCAGCATCTCGATGCACTGGCGCGTGTCGTCCGCGCTCCAGTTGTCCCCGTCCGAGAAGTGGAACGGGTAGATGTTCCAGGCGCTCTTGGGGTAGTCGGCCAGGATGATGTCCCGGCAGAGCTTGTAGGCGCTGGAGATCATCGTGCCGCCGGACTCGCGGGTGTGGAAGAACGTCTCCCGGTCCACCTCGCGCGCCACGGCGTCATGGATGATGTAGCGCGCCTCCAGCCCCTTGTACTGGTGGCGCAGCCACGTATCGAGCCAGAAGCTCTCCACGCGGACAATTTCCTTCTGCTCGTCGCCCATCGAGCCCGACACGTCCATCATGTAGATGATGACCGCGTTGGTCTCCGGCAAATCTTGCAGCTTGTAGCTGCGGTAGCGCCGGTCCTCCCGGGTGGGGATGATGACGGGGTTGCGCGCGTCGTAGGTGCCGGTGGCGATCTGCCGCTTCAGGGCCTGCTTGAAGGTGCGCTTGAAGTGGCGCAGCGACTCGGGGCCCGTGGTGTTGATGCCGGTGTAGCGGATGCGCTGGGTGACGAGCTTCTCGTTGTGCCGCCGCTCGATGTGCGGCAGCTGCAGCTCCTCACCCAGAATCTGGGCCAGCTCGTCCAGGGTGATGTCGACTTCCAGGGCGTGCTCGCCCTCACCCTGGCCGGCCTGGTGCCCGTCCCCGGGCTGCTGCTGCCCGGGGCCGAGCGACTGACCCACCTCACCGTCTCCCTGCCCCACGCCGCCCTGCTCCTTGTGGCCGTACTTGAAGCGCGGGATGTCGATGAAGGGGATGGGGATGGAGATGGCATCCTTGCCCTTCTTGCCGAGCATCTCGCCCTTCTGCACGTACTTGCGCAGGTTGGCTTTGATTTTGCCCCGGACGATGGCCTTGAAGCGGGAGTGGTCCTGGTGGATCTTCAGCGACACGTTTACTCCTTCGCGTCTCCGCGGGCGAAGATGCTCGCCACGAAGTTGAGCACGTCCGTGGAGCAGATCTCGCAGTAACCGTAGTTCTTCATCATCCGGTCCTTCACGAGATCGATCTTCTCCTGGGTCTCCTTGTCCACCACGCTCGAGACGAGGTTCTTGAGCTTGATGCTGTCCTTCTGGTCCTCGAACAGCTTCAGCTCCAGCGCCTTGTGCAGCCGCTCGTTCGTCCGGTAGTTGAACGTCTTGCCCTCGACGGCCAGCGCGCCGATGTAGTTCATGATCTCCCGGCGGAAGTCGTCCTTGCGGCTCTCGGGGATGTCGATCTTCTCCTCGATGGAGCGCATCAGCCGCTCATCCGGCTCCTCGTAGAGCCCGGTGTACTTGTTCTTGACCTTCTCCTTCTGGGTGTAGGCCTTGATGTTGTCGATGAAGTTGCCGCACAGCTTGGAGATGGCGTCGTCATCGGCGCTGATGGCGCGCTGGACTTCGTTCTTGACGGTGTCCTCGTACTCCTGCTTCACCGTGGTGAGCAGCTCCTTGAAGCGCTTGCGCGCATCCTCGCTGTTGATGAGCGAGTGGGTCTTCAGGCCCGCGTCCAGCTCGTTGAGGACCATGAAGGGGTTGATGCAGCCCTCGCCCTTGTCGCTCACCAGGGCGTTGGAGATCTTGTCCTGGATGTAGCGCGGGGAGATGCCCTCCAGGCCTTCCCGGATGGACTCCTTGCGCAGCTCCTTGATGTTGTCCTCGGTGAAGTTCGGCAGCGTCTTGCCGTTGTAGAGCTTGAGCTTCTGCAGGAGCGACAGGTTGTGCTTCTTGGGCTCCTCCAGGCGCGTCATCACCGCCCACATGGCCGCCATCTCCAGCGTGTGCGGGGCGATGTGCTTGCCCTTGATGGCGCGGGAGTTGAAGTCCTTCTCGTAGATCTTCACCTCCTCGCCCAGCTTGGTGATGTACGGGATGTCAATCTTCACCGTACGGTCGCGCAAGGCCTCCATAAACTCGTTGTTCTCGAGCTTCTTGTACTCGGGCTCGTTCGTGTGCCCGATGATGACCTCGTCGATGTCCGTCTGGGGGAA includes the following:
- a CDS encoding VOC family protein, which translates into the protein MHTRPFRILGIQQIAIGGLDKGALRGLWVDLLGLEPHGNYRSERENVDEDIVTAGAGPFKVEVDLMQPINPEGKPRVQDPALNHLGLWVDDLRAAVAWLEGQGVRFTPGGIRKGAAGFDVCFIHPKGNEQFPRGGEGVLIELVQAPAEVVSAFTRFAAGSP
- a CDS encoding M3 family metallopeptidase; its protein translation is MPATPDAALLVTCPPDVFRRASEEALAQARSGIERFKSLPAPRNTREALEIYDEATAALSDASARASVVRHSHPDSAMRQSAEASEQELENLATEISLDRGVYDVIASLDVSQEDAPTKKWVEKLLRDFRRSGVDRDQATRDRVKALQEELVRIGQEFDRNIRGDVRTVELPPSALEGLPADYVRSHPPGADGKVRITTDYPDLVPFMTYAKDGTAREKLWRANRSRAYPRNVPVLQSLLERRHELASLLGYSSWAAYATEDKMIRSERNAGDFIEKIAAASGERCRRDYQTLLERKRKDDPGARQVDPWDQGYLDDRVKAEQYSFDSQAIRPYFEYTRVKEGVLGLTARLFGVNYRRLPDAPVWHPDVEAYDIFQGDTQVGRFYLDMHPRADKYKHAAQFTLATGKRDRRLPEAVLMCNFPKPGAEPALMLHRDVETFFHEFGHLLHHLFGGHTPWAGLSGVRTEWDFVEAPSQMLEEWARDVAALQTFAKHHETGEPLPAETIERMKRADDFGKGLHVRQQMFYAALSLELYRREPKGLDTTALVRELQGKYTPFPYVEGTYFHLSFGHLDGYSAIYYTYMWSLVIAKDLFTVFQDQGMLNPAPAQAYRRAVLEPGGSKDAALLVKDFLGRDYDFRAYETWLNAG
- a CDS encoding glycogen/starch/alpha-glucan phosphorylase — translated: MAEPLRSTPPSSPQTPDEDAARTGREPENVRRGFLEHVRFSRGKNPETATAHDRFMALSLAVRDRLAHRWVKTARTYYEQDVKRAYYLSAEYLLGRALGNNLINTGMYEAAEQAMREVGVDLTTLIEMEPDAGLGNGGLGRLAACFLDSLATLAYPGMGYGIRYEFGIFSQDFVNGHQVERADEWLKFGNPWEIVRPEKAVPVRFFGRVEHHRGADGQSVARWVGGKTVIGVPFDTPIAGFGNNTVNTLRLWQARASEEFDLLLFNAGDYERSVVEKNDSEVISKVLYPNDAFQAGKELRLKQEYFFVACSIADIVRRYLKTHTDFRQFPAKAAIQLNDTHPAIAVAELMRVLVDDKRLGWEEAFHITQQTFGYTNHTLLAEAMEKWPVTLFERLLPRHLEIIYEINQRFLRQVQIRYPFDQERMQRMSLVEEGHEKMIRMAHLAVVGSHSVNGVAALHTDLLRRDVLTDFAAMYPERFNNKTNGVTPRRWLTWCNPRLSKLITSRIGHGWETDLDKLRKLEEHAQDAAFRKAFREVKQQNKQDLATYVSELCKVDLNPEAIFDVQIKRLHEYKRQLLNALHTVVLWMRARRDPSTIIHPRTFLFGAKAAPGYQSAKLIIRLINGIAEVVNSDAGTTGLQVLFLPNYRVSLAERIIPAADVSEQISTAGMEASGTGNMKLMLNGALTLGTLDGANVEIRDEVGDENFFLFGLTADEVIERKRTGYRPREVYHQHQELREAIDLISSGFFSPEDKHLFKPLVDSLLEEDRYLVLADFESYRAKQEDVARAYLDPDTWTRKCILNVARAGIFSSDRTIRQYAEEIWRVKQTPVES
- a CDS encoding DUF2378 family protein, coding for MPSDSHELQQRLALVQPTHMVRGLAFNAVLAVVAARQGDEAAAALVQRVGLPRCVDFFSYPAGDFLGLLFATADLLEPELGSAEAVWQACGAACLEHFFYMSTVGRALAKLIGRNDPRRAFSYTPIAYSTLVNYGSHDCRDMGAHRLRLVFKGDMQPAAFHEGTLRAALQVVGVEGTVKCTPHALDHTEFLLEWA
- a CDS encoding peptidoglycan DD-metalloendopeptidase family protein → MRFAPLLCLAALLAAPLASASSRYEVRNRRIEPRQTLAQALHTAALPDAQVEAVISALEGVFDFRKSRVGDQFRLVMRNGELDFFDYRQSTVDEWQVRRDGEKYVGSKRTIEVEKQVALVTLEISTSLYEAALAAGEDPGIGMVLADVFAWDIDFYRDTRKGDRARALVEKFVSKGRVLRYGEVLAAAYDGGLVGTKRVFRYALPDGQATYFQEDGSSARKTFLKSPLKYAHVTSGFGSRLHPVLKYLKNHNGVDYGAPIGTPVWAVADGTVTTAAHTGAGGNTVCVRHTNGFETCYLHLSKFGAGVRAGSRVSQKQVIAYSGNTGRSTGPHLHFALKRGGQFVNPLNQKFPRADPLAKALLPDYLSKVQVLASQLDSVSVAASAASAGPGPRAAP
- a CDS encoding SpoVR family protein — encoded protein: MPKSLTPRLAALNEEILGHAREFGLDFFETIFEVVTYDEMNMVASYGGFPNRYPHWRWGMEYEQLSKGYEYGLSKIYELVINNDPCYAYLLESNADVDQKLVMAHVYGHCDFFKNNFSFRHTNRRMIDEMANHATRVRRWIDKIGVEKVEDFIDKALSLENLIDQHAPHIRRNPDPKRAEDEAKSNERVEGFKVNREYMRGFINPSEFLDSQRKKVEEEKQKAKKFPERPQRDVLFFLLEHAPLEQWEADILGILRDEAYYFAPQGQTKIMNEGWASYWHSTIMTRRALKDDEIIDYADRHSGTMSTRPGSLNPYKLGIELWRDIEDRWNKGRFGKEWDECDDLRARSTWDKKLGAGREKIFEVRKHYNDITFIDTFLTAEFALEQKLFVYGFNDKRNSWEILDREFRKVKSKLLQGLTNFGQPIIEVVDGNFENRSELLMAHKHDGQDLKGDYARETLRNLQALWRRPVNIVTRYDGKGVMLRYDGQNHSEKKVDL
- a CDS encoding DUF444 family protein, with the protein product MSLKIHQDHSRFKAIVRGKIKANLRKYVQKGEMLGKKGKDAISIPIPFIDIPRFKYGHKEQGGVGQGDGEVGQSLGPGQQQPGDGHQAGQGEGEHALEVDITLDELAQILGEELQLPHIERRHNEKLVTQRIRYTGINTTGPESLRHFKRTFKQALKRQIATGTYDARNPVIIPTREDRRYRSYKLQDLPETNAVIIYMMDVSGSMGDEQKEIVRVESFWLDTWLRHQYKGLEARYIIHDAVAREVDRETFFHTRESGGTMISSAYKLCRDIILADYPKSAWNIYPFHFSDGDNWSADDTRQCIEMLRNDILPSVNQFAYGQVESPYGSGQFIKDLREAVGAQQNVALSEIADKDAIYNSIKDFLGKGR
- a CDS encoding PrkA family serine protein kinase — encoded protein: MKDAEKVSWVSKIAAFQDTKTYAELNWEGSFEDYLELVRKNPKITRTAYQRIHDMILSHGKSEYIDNKKKLTRYHFFSDEKFGGRDAIFGLDVPLMKLVNVFKSAAQGYGTEKRVILLHGPVGSSKSTIARLLKKGMEEYSKAPEGAAYTFSWTTDKKLPDGTTVKEKMKCPMNEEPLNLIPREWRSKIYAELSPPESGYTIPSGCELCPACRFVFKDLMTQYGGDFAKVISHIKVNRLIFSEKDRVGIGTFQPKDEKNQDSTELTGDINYRKIAEYGSDSDPRAFNFDGEFNIANRGVIEFVEVLKLDVAFLYDLLGASQEHKIKPKKFPQTDIDEVIIGHTNEPEYKKLENNEFMEALRDRTVKIDIPYITKLGEEVKIYEKDFNSRAIKGKHIAPHTLEMAAMWAVMTRLEEPKKHNLSLLQKLKLYNGKTLPNFTEDNIKELRKESIREGLEGISPRYIQDKISNALVSDKGEGCINPFMVLNELDAGLKTHSLINSEDARKRFKELLTTVKQEYEDTVKNEVQRAISADDDAISKLCGNFIDNIKAYTQKEKVKNKYTGLYEEPDERLMRSIEEKIDIPESRKDDFRREIMNYIGALAVEGKTFNYRTNERLHKALELKLFEDQKDSIKLKNLVSSVVDKETQEKIDLVKDRMMKNYGYCEICSTDVLNFVASIFARGDAKE